The following proteins are encoded in a genomic region of Glycine max cultivar Williams 82 chromosome 18, Glycine_max_v4.0, whole genome shotgun sequence:
- the LOC100802888 gene encoding spermidine hydroxycinnamoyl transferase, with protein sequence MVTTVASYNVTPYQPTPNDPLWLSDSDQLGALGHVATIYIYKAKPNSDTIERLRNSLRKLLVYYYPVAGRLSLTKSGRMEVNCNAKGVTLIEAETTKTFGDYGDFSASKSTDELIPKVDDTQPTEEIPLLLLQITRFHGGEGLSIGVLFSHPLTDATGQIHFMNKWAKLTRGEELNPDEMPFLDRTLLKLLPNQASVPSVKLPELKPAPQTPGKEQKKRSAALLKLTSSQIQRLKKKANDHPSKEGSKPYSRFEVVAAHIWRCATMARAESGENSNQPILVRFSVNFRNRLKPPLPQNYFGNALAKVATPECYEGDIISNPLGFAAQKIREASHAITEDFLRSQLNVGLGKWQLDNIRAFFMSQRHLINTPSAGDHNIFLTSLMTMPVYESDFGWGKPVHYGLASLFQVNRAGILPSPDGDGVIVNIFFQEALMQLFKKLFYEDLYVSSL encoded by the coding sequence ATGGTAACCACTGTGGCTTCTTACAACGTCACTCCATATCAACCAACTCCCAATGATCCTTTATGGCTATCAGATAGCGACCAACTTGGGGCCCTAGGCCATGTAGCCACCATCTACATTTACAAAGCAAAACCCAACAGCGACACCATTGAGAGGTTGAGAAACTCTCTTAGAAAGCTTTTAGTGTACTACTACCCAGTAGCTGGCAGGTTGAGCTTGACAAAAAGTGGTCGAATGGAAGTGAATTGCAACGCAAAGGGAGTGACGTTGATTGAAgctgaaacaacaaaaacatttgGTGATTATGGAGACTTTTCAGCATCCAAGTCGACCGATGAACTTATTCCAAAAGTTGATGATACTCAACCTACAGAAGAGATTCCCTTACTGCTACTGCAAATAACAAGGTTCCATGGTGGTGAAGGCCTTTCCATTGGAGTTCTTTTCTCTCATCCTTTGACTGATGCGACTGGCCAGATTCACTTCATGAACAAATGGGCAAAGCTGACTCGAGGAGAAGAACTAAACCCTGATGAAATGCCATTTCTCGATCGAACACTACTCAAATTATTACCAAATCAGGCATCAGTTCCAAGCGTTAAACTCCCAGAGTTGAAGCCTGCACCACAAACACCAGGAAAAGAGCAGAAGAAGAGAAGTGCTGCATTGCTAAAACTCACATCAAGCCAGATACAGAGGCTAAAGAAGAAGGctaatgatcacccttcaaaaGAAGGGTCCAAACCTTATAGCAGATTTGAAGTTGTTGCTGCTCATATATGGAGATGTGCAACTATGGCTCGTGCTGAATCTGGTGAGAATTCAAACCAACCAATTCTAGTTCGGTTTAGTGTTAATTTTCGCAATAGATTGAAACCACCTCTCCCTCAGAATTATTTTGGGAATGCTTTGGCAAAAGTAGCGACACCTGAATGTTATGAGGGAGATATCATATCAAACCCATTAGGATTCGCTGCTCAAAAGATAAGGGAAGCATCTCATGCAATTACTGAAGACTTTTTAAGGTCACAATTAAATGTTGGTTTAGGCAAATGGCAATTGGACAACATTAGGGCTTTTTTCATGAGTCAACGACACCTTATAAATACGCCCTCTGCTGGGGATCATAACATTTTTCTCACAAGCTTGATGACCATGCCAGTGTATGAATCAGATTTTGGCTGGGGAAAGCCTGTGCATTATGGTTTAGCAAGTCTGTTTCAGGTAAATAGGGCAGGAATTCTTCCAAGCCCAGATGGAGATGGTGTTATTGTTAACATATTTTTCCAGGAAGCACTTATGCagcttttcaaaaagttgttcTACGAGGATTTGTATGTATCCTCATTATAG